One Burkholderia sp. 9120 genomic window, GGTGGTCGACAGCGGGGCGGCCGTGTTGCCTTGCGTCAAACGCGCGGCTGCGTCGGTCCAGGCGCGCAGCAGCGCGATCACGTCGTCGCGTTTCTCGGTCGTCAGATCGAGCGCGGCGACGTACGTGTGACTCTGCTGCGCCGTGACGACGCCGCCTTGATGCAAACCGTAAAACGGCTCGACGGCCAGTTGCGGATCGGCGCTGTGCGCCGGTGTTCTGGCGAGCGCGGCCTGAGCGACCTGCGCCGCACCGAGACTCGCGCCGGCGGCGACCGCGGCGCCGCCCGCCTTCAGAAATCCGCGCCGTGAGGGCCGCGGGGGTTGATCGTGTGCCATGGCTACTTCACCTTCATTACGCTGTGGGGTGTTTTGCTTACTTCGCGAGAACCAGCGTGTTCACGTCGTCCTGCACGTAGTAGAAACCGTCGCCTTCGGGCGTCAACGCGAGACCGAACAGGTCGCCGTTGCCCGGGGGCGATTGTGCCTTGTCCGTGTCGATCCAGCGAGCGTAAATCTGCTTGCCGGTGGCCGGGTCGATCTCGACGATCTGACCGTTCAGCGCGTTCGTGACCAGCAGGTGGCCGTTAGGCGCGGTGAGCATCGCGAGCGGGCGGTGCAGCAGGCCGTCGGCGGTCAGTTGGCGGCCCACGCCGGCGCTGGTGTCGCGCGTCATCGGTTCGTCGATTTCCGTCACGCGGTTGCCGATCGCGTCGGACACGTACAGCAGTTTCTGGTCGCCCGAGAGCGCGAGGCCAGTCGGACCGACGAGGAACACGCCCTTGTCCGCCTGCGCGCCGAAGCCGCTGCCCACCACGGTTTCCTTCTTCACGACCGGCGGTTTGTCGGCCGGCACGTCGAGGTCCAGACGCAACACGGTGGCCTGCTTGAACACCGGCGGTTCGCCCGCCGCGCTACCCACGCCGAAGCCGGCGTTGCTGACGAACAGCGTGGCGGTCGAGCCGTTGTCGACGACCGCCATGTTGCCCCACGGGTCGTTGATGTTCGGGCTCGTGATGGTCGAGGCGACCTTGCCCTGCGGATCGATCACGATCAGGCAGCCGGCGCCCTTGGTGCCGGTGGTGCCGTCATTGCTCGGCGTGCTGCCGACGATCACGTAGCCGGACTTCAGCATGGTCATTGCCGTGGACAGGCCGATGCCGCCGGGGCACGCTTTCAGATCGCGCGGCACCGTCGCGAACACCGTCATCTCCTTGGTGTCCGGATGGTAGTTGATGATCGTGCTGCCGGTGCCTTGCAGGTTGGTCGAGTTGTTGAAGTTGCCGACCAGCACGTCGCCCTTCTTGACGGTGCCGACGCTGACCGGCGCGACCACGACCGCGTACGGGTTCTGGTCGCCGTTGCCCGGCACGGTGTTGATCAACGTGGTGTGGTGCTTGATGGTTTCCAGGAAACCTTGCGGCTCGGCATAGGCGCCGGCGGCGGTTGTCAGAGCGGCGGCGGCGATCAGGGCCCGCGCGGCGCGCGGCGAGAACTTGCGCGTGGGTTGGTTCATGATTGGATCTCCGTGCGGGCGCACAAAGCATTGATTGCGGTCATGATCGAAAGCATGGGATTCGATTTGTCGGTAGCGTGTAAGTTAGGCGAGCGCGGCATCAGAACGTGATGTTGGTCCGCACGCCGATGACGAACGTGTTGCGCAGCGGCTGCGTCGGGTCGCTCGGGTTCTGGCCGGCGCCGGCGTTGAACGTGTATTGTGCATCCGCCTGCAGTTGCCACCACGGATTGACCTGATACTGATAGGTGGCTTCGAGCGTGGTTTCGCTGGTGCGCACGCCGTACGGGCCGCCGCTGAACGCCTGATTGTCCTGATCGAGACCGTTCACGTGGTTGCCGATCTTGATGTACGTCAGCGCGATGCCGGCGCTGTCGTTGTCGCGGCCGGCGAACGGTGCCTTCAGCACGACACCCAGGTTCGCGGCCACGCTGACCAGATTGCGGTCGCCGGGCGCGCCCATCACGCGGGCAAACACGTTCAGGCTGCGCGGTTCGTCCGGATCCGGGCGCCAGATCATCTGGTCGGCGACCGCGTAGAAGCTGTAGTCGCCATGATGATTCTGGGCAATGCCGCTGGAGGCCGGATTCGCGAGCGACAGACCGGTGTTGTCGAAACGCTGGTCGGCGAAGCTCTGGTTGTTGTACCAGAGGCCGAGCTTGTAGGTACCCGGCAAGCCGCCGCCGCCCGCGCCGACCATTTCGCCGTCAGACGGCTGGTTGATCGCGTACTGCAACTCGCCGATGAACAGCGTGCCGTTGTGCAGGTTGAAGTTGGTGCCGCTCTTGTTGTTCGGGCTATTGCCGAGCGGATCGCCGTCGAAGACACCGGCGAGCGCCGTAAACGAAGGCGTGATCTGGCCGCGCACGCGCACGCCGAGATCGGCCAGCGGATACGCCGGGCCGCCCGACGGCATGTCGTACGAAGGCAGCGCGGGCCAGCCGAACATCGTGTTGACGAACAGCGCCGAGTTCGTGCTGGTGATGAATTCCTGGTCGATACTTTGCTGACCGATCTTCACGTCGATACGCTTGTTCAGGAACGACTGCTGGTACCACAACTCCCACAGGCGGGTGGTGTCCTGCGCTTCGATACCGCTCGCCGTGTTCAGCGTGCCGAGCTTGTTGGCGCTCAGGTTGGCGCCGTGAATCTGCAGCGCGCTCACGTTGAACAGACCGCCCGGCAGACCGAAGGCCTTCTGCGTATCCATCTGCACGGTGGCGGTCGTCAGGCCGTCGTAGTCCGCGCCTTTCGAGAGGCCGCCGCGCACGTTGGCCAGCACTTCGCTGGTTTCCGTGAGCTGCAGGGTCACGCCGTATTTGCCGAGCCACGGACGCAGACCGCCGATATCGCCGAGCAGCGTCGCGCGATTCCAGACACCCGTCCACTGATTGGTCTGGGTGGCCTGAATGTTCAGGTCGGCCTCAGGGGCTTCCGGGGTCGCGTCGGGATTGGTTTCAGCCATGGCAACGCCGGCTGTCATCGAGGCCCAGGCCAATGCCGTGAAGAGCGCGGCGCGCCGCAAGGAGGGCAGACGCGAGCGGCTGATAACGCCGGCACGCCTGGCGGAATCGCGAAGCGGACGCGCTTGAACAGCGGGTCCGTTGAGTTGGGCGAACTTCATCGAAATCCTTGTTTGTGTTGTATCGACTGAATTGATCACCGCGGTATGACGTTGCTGTCACGACTGCGATTTGCTGTGACGGGTCGCGACGCCGGGCACAGCAGATGGCGAGATCGTACGCATGCGAAATGGGTGCGTCAACACAAATGAGAACGATTCGCATCAATATTACTGACATGTAACTTTGATCTTTACGGACTGCTATTAATGGCTATTTGCGCGTAATGAAAAGCGAATTAAAACGTAATTAAAACGTAGGGTTGTGGTCTTATCGAATGCGTTTGCAATAACACAGGTCGGCGTGCTTAAGCGTTGCGATTGCTCAACCGTTATGATCTTTTTCCGAAGCCGCCTCGCGGCACAAAATCGATCAACGTTCAGCGCCTCAGACCTAACCGGGACCATGCCGATGTCAAACACCGTGAATCTGGACCATTACTTCACCCGTATCGGCTACGACGGCCCGCGCGCGGCCACGCTGGAGGTGCTGCAGGCGCTGCACCGGCTGCATCCGCGCGCCATTCCGTTCGAGAACCTGAACCCGTTCACGCGCCGCGCGGTGAAGCTCGACCTCGAATCGGTCGAGCGCAAACTCGTCACGAATCATCGCGGCGGTTACTGCTTCGAGCAGAACGCGCTGCTCGCGAACGTGCTGATGCAACTGGGCTTCAAGGTCACGCCGCTGCTCGCCCGCGTACTGTGGGGCCGTGAGTCCGACGAGGTGCCGCCGCGCACCCATATGGTTCTGCGGATCGACCTCGAGAACGAGGCGTGGATCGTCGACGTCGGTTTCGGCAGCGTTACGCTGACCGCGCCGTTGCGTCTCGCCGCGGGCCTCGCGCAGCGCACGCCGCTGGGCACGTTCCGCCTTGCCGATGCCTCGCACAACGCGCTTTACCTCGACGTGCAGGCGCGCGACGAAAGCTGGACGCGCGTCTATCGCTTCGATCTGCACGCGGTCGAGTGGGTCGACTATGAAACCTCGAACTGGTACACGTCGACGGCGCCGGAATCGATTTTTGCCACCACGCTGATTGTTTGCCGCGTGCTCGACGACACCCGGCTCACGCTGCGCAACGACCAGTTGAACGAACGCGGCGCCGACGGCGAGATCGTCAGCGAACGGCAACTCGCCAGCGCGGACGAACTCGCGGCCTGCCTGCGCGATCAGTTCGGCCTGAATACCGGCGACATCGATCTCGTCGAGGTGTTCAACCGCGTGCACACACCGGCGCACAGCGCTTAGACACTGGCCCGCATGATCACGCGTCTCCTTCTGCAAACGACGCTCTGGCTCGCCGCCATGGGCGTGCTGCTGTTCGGCGCGGCCGGCACGCTCGCGTGGCCCGCTGCGTGGTGGTATCTGATCGAGACGGGCGCGCTGAGTCTGTGGGTCGGGCTGTGGCTCGCGCGGCACGATCCGGGACTGCTGGCCGAGCGGCTCGCGCCGATCGTGCAGGCGCAACAAAGCCGTTGGGACCGCGTGTTCATGGTGAGCGTGTCGCTGGTGTGGAGTGCGTGGCTGGTCCTGATGGGCGTCGACGCCGTACGCCTGCATTGGTCGCCGCCGGTGCCGGTGGCGCTCGTGAGTCTCGGGTCGCTGTGCATCGTCGTTTGTCTGGTGATGTGCCGCGCCGTGTTTCGCGCTAACAGCTATGCCGCGCCCGTCGTGAAGATCCAGGCGAGTCGTGGCCACAAGGTGATCGACAG contains:
- a CDS encoding isoprenylcysteine carboxylmethyltransferase family protein; translated protein: MITRLLLQTTLWLAAMGVLLFGAAGTLAWPAAWWYLIETGALSLWVGLWLARHDPGLLAERLAPIVQAQQSRWDRVFMVSVSLVWSAWLVLMGVDAVRLHWSPPVPVALVSLGSLCIVVCLVMCRAVFRANSYAAPVVKIQASRGHKVIDSGPYAYVRHPMYAAALFLFVGTPLLLGSWWGLACVPIMVLGIGWRAVREERLLNAELDGYPAYTSRVKYRFVPRIW
- a CDS encoding arylamine N-acetyltransferase, coding for MSNTVNLDHYFTRIGYDGPRAATLEVLQALHRLHPRAIPFENLNPFTRRAVKLDLESVERKLVTNHRGGYCFEQNALLANVLMQLGFKVTPLLARVLWGRESDEVPPRTHMVLRIDLENEAWIVDVGFGSVTLTAPLRLAAGLAQRTPLGTFRLADASHNALYLDVQARDESWTRVYRFDLHAVEWVDYETSNWYTSTAPESIFATTLIVCRVLDDTRLTLRNDQLNERGADGEIVSERQLASADELAACLRDQFGLNTGDIDLVEVFNRVHTPAHSA
- a CDS encoding carbohydrate porin — its product is MKFAQLNGPAVQARPLRDSARRAGVISRSRLPSLRRAALFTALAWASMTAGVAMAETNPDATPEAPEADLNIQATQTNQWTGVWNRATLLGDIGGLRPWLGKYGVTLQLTETSEVLANVRGGLSKGADYDGLTTATVQMDTQKAFGLPGGLFNVSALQIHGANLSANKLGTLNTASGIEAQDTTRLWELWYQQSFLNKRIDVKIGQQSIDQEFITSTNSALFVNTMFGWPALPSYDMPSGGPAYPLADLGVRVRGQITPSFTALAGVFDGDPLGNSPNNKSGTNFNLHNGTLFIGELQYAINQPSDGEMVGAGGGGLPGTYKLGLWYNNQSFADQRFDNTGLSLANPASSGIAQNHHGDYSFYAVADQMIWRPDPDEPRSLNVFARVMGAPGDRNLVSVAANLGVVLKAPFAGRDNDSAGIALTYIKIGNHVNGLDQDNQAFSGGPYGVRTSETTLEATYQYQVNPWWQLQADAQYTFNAGAGQNPSDPTQPLRNTFVIGVRTNITF